GGCACCCCTTCTACGGCCACATCGGCAACTCCCTCACCACTGAGGGTGACACCAGTGCCGAGTCCGCACTGGCCGTGGAGCGCTTCCCGGGTGGATCCGCGTACACCTACGAACGCACCTTCGACCTGACTCCGGAGACTGCGGCGTCGCTGAAGGACGGATCCGCCGTAGTGGTAGTCCACGGTGTGGACCCGGCGCTGATGCCCGCCGCAGCAGCCGAGAAGATGTCCGACCTTGACCCGTCGCTGCCTGCCGCCGCAACCCTGCCCGCAGCCTGCGGCACCCTGGCCGGTTCGCAGATGGCGGCAATGCCTGAAGGCGGAGCAGATACCGGAGTGGAAAGCGCAGCGGACAACGGCAACACCGCCGGCATCGCCGTGGCCGGTGCCGGTGCACTGACCCTGGCCGGAGCGGTTATGGCCTTCCGCCGCCGCGCCCGCGCCTAGTTCCTAGCTGAGGCTCCGATCCCCATGACGGCATCGCGACACGGCCGCCGCGCAGGTCTCATGACCGGCGCGGCGGCCGCGCTTCTTCTGTTCACCGGATGTACCGGCACCTCCACACCGGAAGGAGGGGGACAGGCCAGCAACTCGACGGCTACTTCCTCCGCCGTTCCGGGCGGGTCTCCGGGCGAACCGGGCCAACCGGGCGAACTGTCGGGTCCGCCCTCCGGCCAGCCGGAGGCTGCTGCCGGCCAACCCCCTGTCCTGGCCGCTTCGAAACCGGTATCCCTGACCATCCCGTCCGCCGGCGTCGACTCGCCGCTCCTGCACCTTGGGCTGCGGGAAGACGGCACCCTTGAGGTCCCGCCTGTTCCACCCGGCTCACCGGCCAGCTGGTACACGGGATCGCCCACCCCCGGCGAACGCGGTCCAGCCCTGCTGCTGGGCCACGTCAATGCCACCGGCGGCGGTGCGGGAGTGTTTGCCAACCTGCGGACCCTGAAACCCGGCGACCGGATCGAGATTGCCCGGGAAGACGGGACCACCGCGGTTTTCACCGTTGACCGGGGAGAGCAGTACGGGAAGGACAGCTTTCCCACTCTGGAGGTCTATGGAAACACCGAGGGTGCGGAACTGCGGCTGATCACCTGCGACGGTTTTGACGCTGGCACCGGGAACTTCGACGACAACTATGTCGTGTATGCGTCGCTGGCTCCCTGAGTACCGCGTGTTAGGGTCTGGGGCGATATGTCATTGTTGGCTCGGGGGGACCACCATCATGTCCTTACTTCCGGGCGCTTGCGGAACCATCCTGGGAGAAGACATGAAACACTGCCTGTCCTGCGGCGCTGAACTGCTGCCGCCGTCGGAAATCTGTCCCGCCTGCCGCGCTCCGCAGTCGGCAGCTCTGTACGTTCCGGTTCCGGCAACGTCGGTCTTCGATCCGCCCGTGGTCGCCCCGACGGCGGGCTTTATCCCGTCGCAGCCCGCTGCTTCCCCGGGAACACCAGCAGCCCCACGCCCCGCCGCCCGGGATACGCCCGAAGTGCGTACCCGCAGGACGATCATCCTGGTGTCGGTGCTTGTCCTTCTGCTGGTCCTGGGACTCGCGGCGTACGCCGTCGGACGCGGCGGAACAGCGGAGAACGCAGTGGACACCGTGGCTTCCGGCACCGGGGGAGACGGAACGCGGTTCTCGCCCGTGCCTGCATAATCCCGTGCCTGCGTAATACTGGACTCGACTGTCGGCAAGGAGGCCGGGAGGAACGAAAGGATAGGCGCACGTGACGCACTCCCCGACCCAGGCATTCGAAGGATTTACCACGCTCCGGGTAACCGAAGGCGCGGACCGGGTCCACGTCCAGCTCCACCGGCCAGAGGTCCGCAACGCCATTGACTCGGCCATGGTGGAAGAACTGCACCAGGTCTGCAGCGTGCTGGAGCGGCAGCCGCGGATCCTGATTCTCTCCGGCACTGAGGTAGGCGGAAAAGGGGTCTTCGCCTCCGGGGCGGACATCAAGGAACTACGGGAACGGCGCCGCGATGACGCCCTGGCCGGAATCAACTCCGGCATCTTCTCCCGGATCGCCTCCCTGCCGCTGCCGGTGATCGCCGCCGTGGACGGATGTGCGTTGGGCGGCGGAGCGGAACTGGCCTATGCCGCGGACTTCCGGGTCGGTACGCCACGGCTGAAAATCGGCCAGCCGGAAGCGGGACTGGGCATCATGGCCGCAGCCGGCGCCACCTGGCGGCTGAAGGAACTGGTGGGGGAACCGCTGGCCAAGGAGATGCTGCTCGCCGGACGGATCCTGACCGGGGAGGAAGCGCTGGCTGTCCGGCTGGTCACCGAGCTTCATGACCCCGCCGGCCTGCTTCCGGCCGCCCATGCGCTCGCGGACCGCATCACGGCGTCGGACCCGCTGGCCCTCCGCCTGACCAAGGCGGCCTTCGCCGCCCCGCGCGGCGCCCATCCGCTGATAGACAACCTGGCCCAGGGCATCCTCTTTGAGTCGGACGCCAAGTTCGACCGGATGCAGGCCTTCCTCGACGGCAGGGAGAACGCCAGCGGCAGCGAAGAGCGCTGACGCCGTGTCCGTCCCGTCCGGGTGAGATCCCCGGCCGGAACACCGAACGGGGATTCTTCAGATAGGAAACGCCTCGCCGGGGGCCACGGTTTCCAGGAAGGTGCGGACCATGGCGGCGTGGTCCAGGGCCATGGCCACCGATACGACGGGTGCTGGAGACAGCAGGCCGTGCACGGTGTCCTCGCCGGGTATCAGCCGCCGGTCCACCAGGGTCTGCCCACGGCTGTGTCCGGCCAGCTCCACGCGGACCGGATAATCCTCCAGCACCACGGTCTCCGGGGCGGCGATCAGGCAGGCGGCACCGGCGTCGCCAATCGTGACCGGCGGCAGTGTGCCGTCGTTGGCGGTCACCGTGACGACGGGCTCCTCGCCCAGGATGCCGGCCACAGCCCGCGTCCGTGCGCCCGAGGCCAGCAGCGATCCCACCAGCCGGGCACCCGGATCGGTGGAGGCTTCCAGCAGCAGGTACTGCGGCGCATCCAGGGTCGCCAGCATAAAGACGTCCAGCCCGTACATGGTCACCGGCACGCCGCTGTCCAGCACCACGGCCAGCGCCTCCGGATCGTGCCACGCATTGAACTCGGCATGCGAGGTGGCGTTGCCGATCCCGGCCGATCCGCCCATAAACACAATCCGTTCCAGCTTCCGGGCGGTCAGCGGGTAGGCGCGCAGGAATACCGCCAGGTTGGTCAGCGGGCCGATCCCGAGCAGGGTCACCGGTTCGGCGGAGTCTTCAATGGTGCGGTGCAGCAGTTCGACGGCGGCCAGCGGAGAGGCCGGTGTGCTGCTGGCCGGCAGCTGCAGCCCGCCGATCCCGTTGGAGCCGTGGAACGCGTGGGCATTGCGGGTCTCATTGACCAGCGGCCGCTCAGCGCCACGCGCCACCGGAACGTCCGGCCGCCCGGCAAGATCCAGCACGTCCAGGGTATTGCGCAGCACCTGGTCGACGTCGGTGTTCCCGGCCACGCAGGTCACTGCCCGCAGATCGATGCGCGGGCTGCGCGCCAGGAAGGTCAGGGCCATGGCATCGTCCACACCGGTGTCGACGTCGGCAATTACGGGAATGCGGTGCGCGGAATCAGGGGAGGAAGGCATGGCGCCGTCTTTCGTTGAACTGCGGGGGATTACCGGGGAAGGTAATCAAAGAACACTGCCATTCTTCATGAAGGAGACAATCCATGTCACAGGCGCCGCTCCCTCCCGCCAGCGTTGCCGTCCTGGGCGGCGGGGTCCTGGGACTGTCCACCGCGGTCCAGCTGCTGCGCGGCGGGGCGGACGTGCTGCTGGTGACGGAAGCGGAGGTGGGCAGCGGGGCGTCCGGGCGCTCGCTGTCCTGGCTGAACGCGGGCGGCGGCTACGGCGAGGACTATTACCGGCTGCGGATGGCCGGCATCGACCGCTACCGCACCCTCCTGGCGCAGCACCCCTGCGTCGACTGGCTCGCCTTCGACGGAGGCCTGTACTGGGACGATGACCCGTTCACCGTCGTCGAGCGGCACAACACCCAGTCCCGGCAGGGCTACGACGCCCGGATGCTGGAGCGCGAGGACGTGCCGGGTTTCGTGCCCGGTGTTGACCCGGGCGTGCTGCCGCACCGGGTGCTGGCCAACCCGGGCGAGGGCTGGGTGTCCCTGCCGCACCTGGTCCGTCACCTGGCCGGGGAATTCACGCTGCGCGGCGGCACCCTGATTGAGCACGCAGGGCTGTGCACGGTGACCCGCGGAGCCGACGACGACGGCGTGCGGGCACGCGGGCTGCGCACTGCCGGCGGGGAGGAATACGCCGCCGACGCCGTCGTCGTTGCCTGCGGGGCAGGCATCCCGGCTGTCCTCGCCGCGGCTGGCATCGACCTGCCCGACGCGTCGGATCCGGCGATGCTGGTGATCAGCGAACCCGTGGAGCACGGGCTGCGTGCAGTGCTGAACACCCCGCGGATTTCGCTGCGCCCGCATCCCGGCGGGCGGCTGGCGATGGATTCCACCTGGTATCTGGACCGGGTGCAGCGCCGGAGGGATGGTGGCTGGGACGTGGACCCGGAGGTACCGGTGGAACTGGCAGCCGAGGCAAGCCGCGTGCTCGCGGGACACCCCGAGGTGGTGCCGCAAAGCTGGCACCCCGGACTGAAGCCGGTGCCGGGAGATGGTGAGCCGGTGCTCGGTGAACTGGACGCACTGCCCGGCTGCTGGGCCGTTTTTACGCATTCCGGGGCAACGCTGGGACTGATTGCCGGAGAGCTGGTGGCCGGGGAGATCCTGACGGGCCGCCGGTATCCGTTGCTGGAACCGTTCCGGGCGGAACGTTTCCGCTAAACCGGCTGTGTTTCCGCTAGCTGGCAGCCCTGGCCGACGGGCCTATTTCGACGGTGCTATTTCGACGGCGCAGCCAGCACCGGAGCGAAGGCCAGCTCAGCGGCACCGACCAGCAGCAGTTCCGAGCGCAGCGCGGCCCGGCGCAGCTGCACCCGCTGGCCCAGGCCGGCCATCGACTCTGCGGCAACGGCGTCGACCAGGCGCTGCTGGTTGGCCGCAAACAAGGTGCCGAGAAAACCGCCCAGGACGATGGCTTCCGGGTTGAAGATATTCACGAAGTTCGTCAGTGCCACCGCAAGCTGGTCCAGCTGCCGGTCCACCTCTGCACGGACTTCGGCGGTCTGCGGCTGTTCCATTGCGGCATCGAGCGTGTCCTGGTCGGCCCGGTCCAGCCCGAGCACGTCCAGCAGCCGGTCAAGGTTCACTTCGGTTTCCAGGCAGCCGCGGCGCCCGCAGTGGCAGGGTTCGCCGCCGCTGCGGACCAGGGTGTGGCCGAGTTCGCCCGCATAGCCGTCCGCTCCGCGCAGCGGTACGCCGGCAACGATGATTCCGCCGCCGATCCCGCTGGCACTGCCGTTGAGGTAGACGGCATTCCCGGTGTCAACGGCGGCACCGAAGAGGCTTTCCGCCACCGACCCCAGTGTGGCGTCATTGCCGGCGAAGACCGGCAGGTCCAGCGCCTGGGACAGGGGAGCGGCGAGGGGTTCGTTCCGCCAGCCCAGGTGCGGGGCCAGCAGTACGTGTCCGTCGGAGGTGCGGGTTAGTCCGGGCACGGCCACCCCTACGCCGGTGATCCGGTCCATGGCGGCCAGTTCCGGGGCCATGCCCGCCAGCACGGCACGGGTGATGCTGACCGTTTCCTCCACGCTCGGCGGGGTGAGGGTGTCATGGCGGACCCGGCGGTGCACCCGGCCGCCTAGACCCACCAGCCCCACGGTCACGGCGTCGACGTCGGGGTGGACCACCACGGCGGCCACCCGTTCGTTGGGGTGGACCAGCGGACTCGGGCGGCCGACCCGGCCGGCGGGGGGATCGGTTTCATAGGCCAACCCCAATGAGGTGAGATCGGCTGTCAGTGTTCCCACGGTGGAGCGGTTGAAGCCGGTGAGCCGGGTCAGGTCCGCCCGGGACAGCGGGCCGCTGCGGTGCAGGAGGGTCAGGATGCGGGAAAGGCTGGTGGACCTGTCGGTACCGCGCCCTGCCGGGGCCGGGGCGGGGGCGCTGAGGATGCCGCTGTCCACGTCTCGTGTTTCCTTCCCGGTAGCTCGTTCCCTTCAGCCTACCCGGCGTCGGACGCGCTTAGTTGAAGGTGGCAACAAACCTAATTTGATCCAGCGGTGGAGGTTGGCGAATCCGCGGAGTCGGGCCGGAAAACCATTGACACGCTCGCACTGCACCAATATGTTGTTGATTCCAACTAATTCGTGATCTGGAGTTCCCATGACAATGACGCCATCGCCTTCCGACCGTTTTACCTTCGGCCTCTGGACCATCGGCTGGACCGGAACGGACCCCTTCGGCACTCCCACCCGCGCGGCCCTGGATCCGATCAAGGGCATGCATAAGCTCGCCGAACTCGGCGCCTACGGGGTGACCTTCCACGACAATGACCTCGTTCCCTTTGACGCCACGGCGCAGGAACGGGACCTCATCCTCAAGAACTTCACCAATGCCCTGGCCGAAACCGGCCTGAAGGCACCCATGGTGACCACCAACCTGTTCAGCCATCCGGTCTTCAAGGACGGCGGCCTGACCTCCAATGACCGCTCGGTCCGCCGGTTCGCGCTGCGCAAGGTCCTGCGCAACATCGACCTCGCCGCGGAGCTTGGCGCGGAAACCTTCGTGATGTGGGGCGGCCGTGAAGGCAGCG
This window of the Arthrobacter sp. zg-Y919 genome carries:
- a CDS encoding class F sortase, encoding MTASRHGRRAGLMTGAAAALLLFTGCTGTSTPEGGGQASNSTATSSAVPGGSPGEPGQPGELSGPPSGQPEAAAGQPPVLAASKPVSLTIPSAGVDSPLLHLGLREDGTLEVPPVPPGSPASWYTGSPTPGERGPALLLGHVNATGGGAGVFANLRTLKPGDRIEIAREDGTTAVFTVDRGEQYGKDSFPTLEVYGNTEGAELRLITCDGFDAGTGNFDDNYVVYASLAP
- a CDS encoding enoyl-CoA hydratase/isomerase family protein, with the protein product MTHSPTQAFEGFTTLRVTEGADRVHVQLHRPEVRNAIDSAMVEELHQVCSVLERQPRILILSGTEVGGKGVFASGADIKELRERRRDDALAGINSGIFSRIASLPLPVIAAVDGCALGGGAELAYAADFRVGTPRLKIGQPEAGLGIMAAAGATWRLKELVGEPLAKEMLLAGRILTGEEALAVRLVTELHDPAGLLPAAHALADRITASDPLALRLTKAAFAAPRGAHPLIDNLAQGILFESDAKFDRMQAFLDGRENASGSEER
- a CDS encoding nucleoside hydrolase, with product MPSSPDSAHRIPVIADVDTGVDDAMALTFLARSPRIDLRAVTCVAGNTDVDQVLRNTLDVLDLAGRPDVPVARGAERPLVNETRNAHAFHGSNGIGGLQLPASSTPASPLAAVELLHRTIEDSAEPVTLLGIGPLTNLAVFLRAYPLTARKLERIVFMGGSAGIGNATSHAEFNAWHDPEALAVVLDSGVPVTMYGLDVFMLATLDAPQYLLLEASTDPGARLVGSLLASGARTRAVAGILGEEPVVTVTANDGTLPPVTIGDAGAACLIAAPETVVLEDYPVRVELAGHSRGQTLVDRRLIPGEDTVHGLLSPAPVVSVAMALDHAAMVRTFLETVAPGEAFPI
- a CDS encoding FAD-binding oxidoreductase, with product MSQAPLPPASVAVLGGGVLGLSTAVQLLRGGADVLLVTEAEVGSGASGRSLSWLNAGGGYGEDYYRLRMAGIDRYRTLLAQHPCVDWLAFDGGLYWDDDPFTVVERHNTQSRQGYDARMLEREDVPGFVPGVDPGVLPHRVLANPGEGWVSLPHLVRHLAGEFTLRGGTLIEHAGLCTVTRGADDDGVRARGLRTAGGEEYAADAVVVACGAGIPAVLAAAGIDLPDASDPAMLVISEPVEHGLRAVLNTPRISLRPHPGGRLAMDSTWYLDRVQRRRDGGWDVDPEVPVELAAEASRVLAGHPEVVPQSWHPGLKPVPGDGEPVLGELDALPGCWAVFTHSGATLGLIAGELVAGEILTGRRYPLLEPFRAERFR
- a CDS encoding ROK family transcriptional regulator, which codes for MDSGILSAPAPAPAGRGTDRSTSLSRILTLLHRSGPLSRADLTRLTGFNRSTVGTLTADLTSLGLAYETDPPAGRVGRPSPLVHPNERVAAVVVHPDVDAVTVGLVGLGGRVHRRVRHDTLTPPSVEETVSITRAVLAGMAPELAAMDRITGVGVAVPGLTRTSDGHVLLAPHLGWRNEPLAAPLSQALDLPVFAGNDATLGSVAESLFGAAVDTGNAVYLNGSASGIGGGIIVAGVPLRGADGYAGELGHTLVRSGGEPCHCGRRGCLETEVNLDRLLDVLGLDRADQDTLDAAMEQPQTAEVRAEVDRQLDQLAVALTNFVNIFNPEAIVLGGFLGTLFAANQQRLVDAVAAESMAGLGQRVQLRRAALRSELLLVGAAELAFAPVLAAPSK